The nucleotide sequence CCTATCGCTTATAAAAAGCTATAGTTTTTTAATAGCATTAATGAGAATATCTACATTTTCTGGTTTAGTAGCCCAAGAAGTGATAAGACGTATGGCAGTATGGGTTTCATCGACTTTCTTCCATATATAAAAATCGAATTGCCTTTGGAGAAGAGCTACTTGCTCATTAGTGAGAATAGGGAACACCTGATTAGTAGGAGTATGCGACAAGAAGTGTACTCCTTTTTCTATAAAAGCGTCTTGAATACGTTTAGCTTGAGCATTTGCGTGAAGAGCTAATTCATTAAATAAATTATTTTGGAAAAGCTCCAAGAACTGTATGCCTAGAAACCTTCCTTTGGCAAGTAAAGCCCCTTTTTGTTTGATATGGTACTCAAAGCCCAATTGAAGTTCAGGATTGTTTAAAACAATTGCTTCTCCCATTATTGCCCCATTTTTAGTAGCTCCTATATAGAAAGCATCGGTATAACGAGCTAAATCTTCCCAAGTAATATCATTGCCAGAAGCATTGAGAGCGTGAGCTAAACGCGCTCCATCGATATAGAGTAAGAGATTCAGTTCTTGACACAGGTGGTACAAATCTTTTAATTCTTGAAGCGTATAGATAGAGCCTAATTCAGTAGCATTAGAAATGTATACTAATCGGGGCACTACTTGATGAGGAAAATTGGTGTAACAAGTTGCTACTTCACGAATATCATCAAGTTGTATTTTGCCATCTATTGCAGGGGTTATGTGTATTTTATGTCCGGTAGCCTCGATAGCACCTGTTTCGCTATCGCAAATATGAGAGGTTTCGCAAGTAATAACGCTTTCATAAGGACGTAACATTGCTCCTAATGCTAAGAGATTGGCTTGTGTACCTCCGCTTACGAAATATATTTTACTTTGAGGATTATTTAGTTTTTCGGCAATAAGAGCTTTTGCTTTAGTAGTATAAGTATCGCAACCATATCCTTGTTGTTGTTCGAGGTTGCTTTCTAACATTCGGTTTAAAATAGAAGGGTGAGCCCCTTCGGAATAGTCGTTTTTAAATGATATTTTCATAGTTTGTTCAAAGGTAATAGAAAGCTACTATTACGAATTCAGAATGCAAAAGTAAAACTTTTTTATGTAAGAACGTTGTGAATATGAAAAAATTTATTACTTTTGCGCCCGAATTAATAACGAGGTCGTGAACCTCACTAATTAAATTTTTTATGCCAGTAAAAATTAGATTACAACGTCACGGAAAAAAAGGCAAGCCTTTCTATTGGATTGTAGCTGCTAATTCACGTGCAAAAAGAGATGGTAAATTCCTTGAAAAATTAGGAACTTACAATCCTGTTAGCAATCCTGCTCAGATTGAAATAGATGTAGATGCAGCTGTAAAATGGTTGAAAAACGGAGCACAACCTAGCGACACAGCACGTCGTATTCTTTCTTACAAAGGGGTATTGCTTAAATACCACTTGCTTGGTGGAGTTGCCAAAGGAGCTTTGACCGAAGAACAAGCAGAGGCTAAGTTCAATGCTTGGATAGAAGAGAAAGCTAACAAAGTATCTACAAAAGAGCAAAAATTAGCTAAAGAGAAAGCAGAAGCAAAAGCAAAGGCTTTGGACGCTGAAAAAGAAGCTAATGAGAAACGCAAGAACGCCGCTGTAGCCAAAGCTACCGAAGCAACAGTTGAAGCAACTGAAGAGGTTACAGAAGCTACGGAAGCCCCAGAAGCTGAAGCTCCTGCTGAAGAAAATAACGAAACTGAGGCATAACCCTATGACTTTAAAAGATTGTTTTTATATAGGAACAATTGTGTCGAAGTTTAGTTTTAAGGGCGAGGTGCTAATTAAGTTAGATTCCGACGACCCTGAAATGTATGAAGAAATGGAATCAGTATTTATTGCCTTAGGCAATAATCTGGTTCCTTTTTTTATTGAAAAGAGCACTTTACACAAGTCGGATTTATTGCGCGTGAAGTTTGAAGAGATAGAAACTGAGGCTGATGCAGAAGCTCTACTGAGACACAAAATATATTTACCTCTTGCGGTATTGCCTAAACTATCGGGGAATAAGTTTTATTACCACGAAGTGATAGGGTTTCAGGTGGAAGATGTGCACTACGGAGTAGTAGGGAAAATAGTTGGAATAAACGACAGTACTTCTCAAGCGTTATTTGAAATTGAGAATGAGAACGGAAATGAGATACTTATTCCTATGGCTGATGAGTTTATTGAGAAGATAGATAGAGCCCACAAGAAAATTATTGTAAAAACCCCAGAAGGGCTTATTGATTTGTATTTAGAAAATTAAGTACAAACATAAAATAAAACAAGGTTATCAAAAGCTGTTTTGATAACCTTGTTTTATTTTTATCTTAATAAGAGAAAAACTACGGATTATGCTTCTTCAACAAGGGAAGAAAGAAAAATGAAAGGCTACCCAATAAGAGCGTCATAGCAAATTGTGACGTCCATACAATCCAACCAAAGGCTGTACCCACAGGAGTAGCTACTCCAAACAAAAATAGTACTTCGGCAATAAAAAAGGGATAAGAACCAAAGCCTGCATTGGTAAAAGTCATTGCAAAACTACCCACCACAAAGGCTGTAAGCACATTAGGCAAACTGATACGTGCGGTTTCGGGGAGAGCAAAAAACGGAATATAGAACATCAAAAAGTACATTGCCCAAATGAAAAGAGTATGAAAAAGAAATAGTGTTCTATGTTTTATTTTTACGACTGATAGGATTCCTTCCTTTATTCCGTTTAAAAAGACTTTTACCTTGATAAAAAAAGGTTTATCGGAAGCGTAAATGAAATACAAAAAAACTATAAACGAAAAACCTCCTATACCCATCAACCACACTAGTTTTTGAAAAGGGATTTTGGAAAGAAGAAAGTTGCTTATAACCTCGAATTGGAGAATGAAAGCGAGCATAGTGAATAGGAAAAGTAAAAGCAGGTCGATAATTCGTTCGGAGATGATAGTGCCTAATGATTTCTCGAAAGGGACTCCGTCGTAATTGCTTACTACTAAGGCACGAGAGACCTCGCCTGAACGCGGTATGGTTACATTCACCAAATAACCAATGAACACAGCCATTGCTCTATGTAAAAAAGCAGTGCGATAACCCAGAGGTTTTAGCAACAAATGCCAACGTATAGCCCGAGAAAGATCGCTTAAAAATCCTAAAAAAACAGCCAAAATGATATAGAAGTAATCGGCGTTTAGGAATGTGTGTTTTATTTGGACAAATTGCTCTTCGTTAAATTGGCGATAAGCATACCAACACAAGAAAACGCCTACAAATATCGGAAAGGCTATCTTTAAGAACTTTTTCATTCGATTAGGTTAGTTGTTTCATTAGGGAAGATAATAGAAGGCTTAAAAGTTTTAGCTTCTTCAAAATCCATTAAAGCGTACGATATGATGATGATGATATCACCTTTTTGTACTTTACGAGCAGCAGGGCCATTCAGTACAATAGCACCTGATTTTCTTTTTCCTTTAATAATATAAGTTTCGAAGCGTTCGCCATTATTAACATCTACAATCGACACCTTTTCTCCCTCAATCATTTGAGCTGCTTCCAACAAATCTTCGTCAATGGTAATGCTTCCGATATAATCTAAATCGGCTCCTGTAACCTTAACGCGGTGAATTTTAGATTTTAATACTTCTATTTGCATATTTATATTTGTATTGTTTTAAAAAACGGCGCAAATGTACGTTAAAAAATTGAAAACAGTGTAAGAAAGAAAAAAATTATGCTTACCTCTGCCCTACCCTTAGCCTATACAAACCTTGGACGATTGTTATACAAAGAGTATTTATAAGTTTAATATTCAACATCTTAAAGAATAGTAATTTTATATAAATGAGGTTGTCATTCTCAGTTTTTAGTTAGAAAGATTTATTTTGCATAAATTACAATAGAAAAAAAATAGAAAGAAAGTGCTTGTTTACTAAAAAATATTCTTATCTTTGCCACCTAATTATATTTTACAAATGATGATGAAAAAACTATTTATTTTGTCGTTAGCCGCAATAGGCTTTGTAGCTTGTAGTAAACGAGCTGATTATATAGTGCTTTCAGGAAAAGTAGAAGGCACTAATGGGATTCCTTTGGAGCTGAAGATAATAGGTGGTGAAGTAGACCAGCCATTGCATATCAAACCCGATGGTACTTTTCAAGACACGCTTCGCGTACCTTCTAATTACTATACTATTTTCAATCCTCAGGGAATAGAAATTCCGTTGTATTTGGAGCAAGGAGACGAACTTGGGGTTAATATCGACCTCACTAAGATGCCTTTAGAAATAAAGTTCTCGGGCAAAGATACGCTTGCAAATGCTTATTTGCACAAGAAAGCTGACCTTACAATGGAAATTCAGAAAAGTGGTGGTATGCAACAACTTTTAGTTAAAGCACCTGCAGAATTTAAAACAGCCGTAAATGAGTATAGCAAAAAGTATACTGACCTTTTGAAAAACACTAAGAACCTCTCTAAAGACTTCGTCAAAAAAGAGGAAAAGGCTATTAACTACGAAATGCTTTACCTAAAATCTATTTACCAAAATGCGCACCAAAAACTTACTCAAGAAGAGGTAACACTTCCTAAAGAGTTTGCTGATGAGCTCGCTAAGATAGATTATGACATCGCTGAAGATTATAATACCTACAGAGCTTACAAAGAATTAGTTACTAATAAACTATTCGATAAGTTTCAAGATAACGAAAACGACGAAAACCCTTGGGGTAAACTCATCGCACACGTAAAAGGTCTGAAATCTAAAAACATTAAAGCAGACCTTACTCGTTATTTTATCAGTGGAGTTTCAGTAGCTAACACTCCTGAAGAAAATGCTGAACTCATCAAAAGTATCAAAGAAAACGTGAAAGACACTGCCGCCTTAAAAGAGTTAGACAGACGTATAGCGGTACTTGAAAGGCTAAAACCTGGTACAGATTTTCCTCCTTTTACAGCTGAAGATTTGAATGGCAAACCAGTATCTTATGAAAGTCTTAAAGACAAATTACTTTACATCGACGTTTGGGCAACTTGGTGTAAACCTTGTATAAAAGAAATACCAAGTATGAAAGCTTTGCAAGAAGCATACAAAGGCAAACCCGTTACTTTTGTAAGTATTTCAGTAGACCAAGACAAAGAGGCTTGGAAAGCTGCCGTACAACGTGAGAAGCTAAGTGGTATCCAACTATATACTAACCTAAGTATGAACCGCGATTTCATAGATAACTACGATCTAAGCGGTATCCCTCGTTTTATGTTAGTAAAGAATGGTAAAATCATTAGCATTAGTGCACCTAAACCATCAGATGCTAAGGTAAAAGAACTTATCAACGCGAATTTATAACAAATACTTTTTTCATATTGAACAACTTTGCTAAAGCCATACAGACTTTAGCAAAGTTTTTTTGCTAATTATCTCATCGACAAATCGACAAATTAACTATGGCTCAATCTCTCATTTTTGAAGAATACGACCTCTCTAATGGACTACACGTGATTCTTCACCGAGATAACTCAGCTCCTGTGGTTACCATAGGAGTAATGTATCACGTAGGTGCCAAAGACGAAGACCCTACCCGCACTGGCTTTTCCCACTTCTTTGAGCATCTCCTTTTTGAAGGCACTCAGCATATAGCACGTGGCAAATGGTTTGATATTGTATCGGCAAATGGCGGACATAACAATGCTTTCACTACGCAGGATAAAACTTATTATTATGAAGTCTTCCCGTCTAACAATTTGCAATTAGGCTTGTGGATGGAATCCGAACGTATGTTGCACCCTGTTATTAATGAGATTGGAGTAAGGACTCAAAATTCAGTGGTAAAAGAAGAGAAAAACCAACGTATAGACAATACACCTTACGGCAGGATAATGTACCGCTCGGCTATCAATCCGTACCTTTTTAAAAAACACCCTTATTCGGGAACAGTAATTGGAAAAGTGGAACATTTAGACGCTGCAAGCTTAGAGGAGTTTATCGCATTTAAGAAGAAGTTCTACAACCCTAACAACGCTGTACTGGTGGTGGCAGGCGATTTCGATACGGTACCGACCAAAGAATGGATAGAACAATACTTTGCGACCATTCCTAATACGGGTGATGCTATACAGCGTATCAAAATAGAAGAAGCTCCTATCACTGAAACTATTGAGGTAACCGAATACGACCCTAATATACAAATCCCACTGAAACTATATGCCTATCGCACTCCTGCAATGACGAACAAAGATTCGTTTACTATCGACTTGCTTTCTAACATTCTCACCGACGGAAAGAGTGCTCGCCTCTACAAAAAGATGATAGACGAGCATCAAACAGCTTTGCAGGTATTGGCTTTTTCGGACGCTCAAGAAGATTATGGCGTTTATATAATGGGAGCACTCCCTATGGACGGTGTGAGTTTGGAAACTTTGGCACAAGAAATGGACGAAGAAATTACAAGACTACAAACCGAACTCATCAGTGAGCGAGAATATGAAAAGTTACAAAACCAGATAGAGGCTAACTTTGTGTCTCAAAATAGCCATATGGAAGGAATTGCCCTCTCTTTGGCAGACAACTATACTTTCTACAAAGACACTAACCTTATTAACAAGGCTATAGACCACTATCGCGCTATTACCCGAGAGGATATCAGAGAGGCTGCACGCAAGTATTTGGACAAAAACCAACGTTTAGACCTCAATTATTTACCTTCAAATCTATAAGTAAACAAAAATGACACATATAGACCGCTCTATACAACCCACCCCAGGAGCTGCTCCTATCATTAATTTAGGGACACCTGTTACTCATACCCTCCCGAACGGACTCACTCTCCTTATTGTGGAGAACCATAAACTTCCTCAAGTGGGAATTCGTCTTTCGTTAGACGAATGTCCGGAATTAGAAAAAGAAAAGAAAGGGATTTCTGACCTTATTTCGCTAATGGCGGGCAATGGCTCTACCTCTATCAGTAAAGACGATTTTAATGAGGAAATAGACTATCTCGCGGCGACTCTCTCTATCGCTTCTAATGGCGTTTATGCCCAAGTACTCTCTAAGTATTTCCCGCGTGTGTTGGCTCTCATTGCCGATGCTGCCCTGCACCCTAACTTCACCGGAGAGGATATGGAAAAAGAAAAAGCACGCATTATCCAAAGTATTCGTGCCAATGAGAGTAATGCCGAAGTGATTATGAAGCGCGTACAGCAAACCTTGCGCTACAGTACGGCTCACCCTTACGGCGAATACATTACCGAAGCTCACATCGCTGCTCTCACCTTAGACGATGTAACTAACTATTACCGCAAACGTTTTGTACCTAACAACGCCTATTTGGTTGTTACAGGTGATGTAAACCCCGAAGAGGTAATTACTTTGGTAAACGAACATTTCGCTAATTGGCAACCTTTTTCAGAAGAAGCTCCTGCCTTATATATTCCTGAGAATGTAAGTGAAACACAAATCAACTTTATAGACTTACCCAGCGCGGTACAATCGGAAATAAGGGTTACGAACCTCATCGACCTAAAAATGTCGCACCCTGATTACTTCCCTCTATTGGTAGCTAACAGTATTTTAGGTGGAGATTTTGGCAGTTATATCAATATGAATTTGCGGGAAGAACACGGCTATACTTATGGAGCTTTTTCTACTTTCAAAACGGATAAATGGACAAAAGGCAATTTCAGCATCAAGACCAAAGTAGGGAATGCCGTAACAGCACCTGCTATTAGGGAGATACTCAAAGAAGTGAAGCGCATACAAACTAGTGTAGTGAGTGAAGAAAAGTTGGCACAAGCCAAAGCACAGTACTTGGGTCAGTTTGTACTGGCTACCGAGCGTCCGCAGACAATTGCGAATTACGCTATCAATATAAAAGTGCGCAACCTACCCGAAGATTTTTACAAGAACTATATTGCGAACATCAATGCAGTAACCAAAGAAGACGTACAGCGAGTTGCTAATAGCTATTTCCTATTAGAAAACTTCAGAATCATCATTGTAGGCAAAGGTAGTGAGATAGCAAGAGAGCTTGAAAATATTAGCTTTGACGGGAAAAAAATCTCTGTGAAGTATTTTGATAAGTATGGGGAAGCAATTTAGTGAAAAATGAAGCGTTAAAGATACGAGTCGCACAGGCAGGTGCGAGCCGCACGGGCAGTCGTAGCACGACAGGCAAATAAAGAAAAGACAAAGGTAACCTCCCCCTACCCCCTCAAAGAGGGGGAACTGTAGCGACGCAAAGACGAACAAATGACGGTGCGAGCCGCACGGGCAGATAGAGAAAAGACGAACAATGAACGAACAATGAACGAACAATGAACGAACAATGAACGAACAATGAACGAACAATGAACGAACAAAAGACGAACAAAAGACGAACAATGAACGAAGAAAGGGAACATTTAAACCAAATATAAGTCGAAGATAAGTAGTGAAAAACACGAAGTAATTTTGGTTATTTGAACTAAAAAATATAAGTTTTATTTTGAAGATATATGAGAAAATCGTATCTTTGCCGTCAATTATGACATAATGAGTAATTCTGAAAACTAAAATTAATTATATTAAAGAATGGCACATAACATTAAAAAAGGCGTAATTCTTGGAAAAGAAGTACAAGAAGTATTCAAATACGCTAAAGAAAAAGGCTTTGCTCTTCCTGCAGCCAACGTTATCAGTTCAAACTCTATCAACGCTGCATTAGAAACTTCAGTAGCTGTAAATGCCCCAATGATTATCCAATTTTCTAACGGTGGTGCTCAGTTTATGGCTGGTAAAGGATTGAATAACGACAACCAACGCGCTTCAGTTCTCGGAGCGGTAGCAGGTGCTAAACACGTTCACCAATTGGCAGAAGCCTATGGAGCATCTATCATTTTGCACACTGACCACTGCGCTAAAAAATTACTTCCTTGGCTTGACGGTATGCTTGAAGCATCAGAAAAACACTTCAAAGAAACAGGTAAACCATTGTTCAGTTCTCATATGATTGACCTATCGGAAGAGCCTATCAAAGAAAATATTGAAACTTGCAAACGTTATCTTGAACGTATGAGCAAAATGGATATGACTTTGGAAATAGAACTCGGTATGACCGGTGGTGAAGAAGACGGGGTAGACAACTCACACGTAGATAGTAGCAGGCTCTTCACACAACCAGAAGACGTAGCTTACGCTTACGAAGAACTTTCTAAAATTAGCTCACAATTCACCATTGCAGCTGCTTTTGGTAACGTTCACGGGGTGTACAAACCTGGCAATGTGAAATTGACACCAAAAATTTTAAGAAATTCACAAGACTACGTTTCAAAGAAATACAATTTGCCTCACAACGCACTTGACCTCGTATTCCACGGAGGTTCAGGCTCTACCCTCGAAGAAATCCGCGAGGCTATTTCTTATGGTGTAATCAAAATGAATATTGATACTGACTTGCAATACGCTTTCACTGAAGGTGTTCGCGACTATATGAAAGCTAAATCAGCTTACTTGCAAGGACAAATAGGTAACCCAGAAGGTCCCGAAGCGCCTAACAAGAAATACTACGACCCACGCGTATGGCTTCGTGAAGGCGAAAAGACATTTGTTACTCGTTTGAAAAAAGCGTTTGAAGACCTTAACAACGTAAATACTTTATAGTAGTATTTACCTACCTGATAACTTTGCCAAGAAGCTACAGCAACCTCTGCCAATAGACTTTTTGGCAAAGTTTTTGATATATGAACACAAACATTTTTAATTAAACATATGGGATATAATTCAAATTACGACAGCTACAACACTAACTATCAATCACCTCAAATAGTAAGCTATGCTACTAATGAGGCACAAGCTACCTTTTACCGCAAAACTTACTCACACGTAGCAATGGCACTTTTAGCATTTATAGCTGTAGAAGCTATTTTGCTAAATGTAGTACCAGAAAGCCTTATCATCTCTATGGTAAGTGGCAAATGGGTATGGCTATTGATTTTGGGAGGCTTTTGGTTAGGCTCAATCCTTGCCAGCAAATGGACGCAAGCACAAGATAAGAATACCCAATATATGGGCTTAGGGCTTTATGTGTTACTTGAAGCTGTTATCTTTATGCCAATAATCTTTTTGGCGATGTACTTTACTGATGGTACGGCTATCCTTTCGCAAGCCGGTATTATTACACTTGCTTTATTTGGCGGACTTACAGCGGTGGTATTCCTCACCCGTGTAGACTTTTCGTTCTTGCGTAGTATATTGGTAATAGGAGGTTTTGTAGCCTTAGGACTTATTGTGGCAGGAGCTATCTTTGGTTTCGATTTAGGACTTTGGTTCTCAGTAGCAATGGTTGCTTTGGCAGCAGGTGGTATACTATATGAAACTTACAACATCAAAAATGTATACAGCACAGACCAATACGTAGGGGCTGCTTTGCAGTTGTTCTCTTCTATTATGCTACTTTTCTGGTATATATTGAGAATACTTATGTCGAGAAGAGACTAATCTGTTCTCCTAAAATATTAAAATAATAAGTTCCATCATTGAGTACAATGAGATTAGTACTCTTGATGGAACTCTTTTATTATATGAGGTTATATGAGGGATTATGTTAGCTTGTCTTCTTATAATTCCAAATAGCCCAACTATTAAGTAGCACAGCAAATCCTACAAGATACAAAAACTCTATGTGTAACTGCTCAAAACTACTGCCTTTGAGCACAATTAAGCGGACAGCATTCACAAAATGGGTTACCGGAATAGCATTACTCACCTGTTGACTCCAAGCAGGCATACTGTCTACACTGGTGAGGAAGCCGCTCATCAGTAGGAATATCATTATAAAGAAATAGGCGATGAACATAGCCTGCAACTGTGAATCGGCATAGGTGGAGACCAGCAATCCGAAGCCGAGAATCGCAATGAGATACATTGTAGCAAAGGCATACAAGGTGAGTAGATTTCCTGCGGGGAAGATACCATAGATTACATACATCACCGTAAGCCCCAAGGTGAAGAGGATTAACCCTACTACTAAAAAGGGTATAAGCTTTCCTAATATAAATTGCCACTTCTTGATAGGCGTTACATTTATCTGCTCGATAGTGCCTATTTCCTTTTCTTTGACTACATTGAGTGCTGAAAGAAACCCCCCGATAATGGTGAGCAATATAGCTAAAATACCTGGAACAATGTAGCGCGTATATTGCATATAGGGGTTGTACCAATGGGTACTCTCCACCCCGATTTTGGCTACATTACCTATGCGCTGAGGGGCTTTTACATTTACATCGAGCTGAGTGTTGAAGTCGCGTATTACCGAAAGCAAATACGCCCCTCCTAAGGACGATTTGCTCCCATTAATCGCATCGATAGAGAGACCGAGTGTCTGCTTTCCTTCGCGTACGAGGTTGCGCTCAAAACCTTCGGGTACTTCCAAAACTACATCAGCTTTACCGTCTTCTATCAGGGCGATGCCTTCTTTGTAAGAGAAAGGAGCCTCTACGAGTTTAAAGTAACCCGAGGCAGTAATCTTCTGTATCAGTTGGTGAGAATAGGTACTTTGGTCGTGATCGATATACACAAGGTTGATGTTCTTCACATCGAAATTGGCAACTAAGGGCAATATAATCAGCTGCATCATAGGCGCCACAAGCATCATTGCCAAGATGGTCTTATCTCGGAATATCTGCTTAAATTCTTTTTGGAGTATAAAGCTTAATACTTTCATTTCTTCTTTATTGTAATCTAATCTTAAACTTCTTCATTGCAAGGCTTAAGAAAATTACCGCCATTGCTATTAATATCAGCGTTTCTTTCCATACGTAAGTGAAATCCAATCCTTTGAGCATTACTTTCTTTACGATAGCGTAGTAGTAACTAGAGGGGAAGACTTTGGATATTCCTTGAAAAACAAGGGGCATATTCTCTATGGGGAACATAAAGCCGGTAAAGAAAGCCGTAGGGAGCATCATTCCCATCATAGCGATGAGCATAGCCGTTTGCTGTGAGGCGGTAACGGTGGATATGAGTAGCCCCAACGACAAACAGATGATGATAAACAAGGTGCTCTCGGCGTAAAGCAACAGCAAATTGCCACGTATCGGGACATCGAGCATATAGACCGATAGCAGGAGTATCACGGTGAAGTTGATGAGCGAGAGAATAAGGTAAGGAACGGCTTTAGCAATGAGTATCATTATAGGTTTGAAAGGCGATACCAAAAGGATTTCCATAGTACCCAACTCTTTTTCACGCACTACCGCTACCGAGGTGAGGGCAGTGCTCACTATCATAAAGACGAGCGCAATCACCCCAGGGACGAAGTTCATAGAGCCATTTTGCTCCTCGTTGTACAGCATTCGGTTTTCAACGGTTATCTGGTAGGGTAGTTGCACAGCAGGGTTCAGCTCTTGCTGATAGCTCGCTACCATAGCCGAAAGGTAGTTCTGCACTGTTTTAGCCGTATTGGGGTCGCTCCCATCGGTGATGAGTTGTAGCGAGGTACCACTGGAGGTGTAGAGATCTTTGCCGAAATCGGGAGGGAAGATGAGCGCCGCTTTTATGGTGCCACGCTTGAATTGGTCTTCTACTTGGTCGTAACGGAACAGAGGCTCTTTCAGCTTAAAATACGGACTTGCCTGCAAGCGGTGTGTGATTTCTTGGCTATAAGTGTTGTTTGCCTCATCTAATACAGCGATACCAATATTCTTGACTTCGCTGCTGAGGGCTTGACCGAAAAGGATAATCTGCGCTATGGGGATACCGAAGAGTATCAGTAGCGTGCGACGGTCGCGGAATACGTGATAGAATTCCTTGCGTATAAAGGCGATGAGCTGTTTCATATTAATAGGTGGGCGAATTGCCATTTAATAGGTAGGCGAATTGCCATTCGCCCCTACGGGGTTATTCATTACGTTTTGCTTTACGGGCGAGTTGGTAGAACACCTCGTCCATTGAATGAGTGTTAAACTGTGATTTAAGGTGGGTGGGCGTATCCATTGCTTCTACTTTGCCGTCTACCATTATGCTGATGCGGTGGCAGTATTCGGCTTCGTCCATATAGTGGGTGGTAACGAATACGGTGATGCCCTGTGCGGAGGCTTCGTATATCATATCCCAGAACTGTCGGCGCGTTATCGGGTCTACGCCACCGGTGGGCTCGTCTAAGAACACGATTTCGGGACGGTGAAAGATAGCCACCGAGAAGGCGAGCTTCTGTTTCCAGCCCAGTGGTAGCGAACCTACGAGTTTATTGGCTTCAGCCTCCAAGCCGAGCTTGGTGATAAGGTCGGTACTGCGGGTTTTGATTTCCTTGCGACTCAAGCCATAGACACCTCCGTAGAAGGTGATGTTTTCCTGCACGGTGAGGTTGTCATACAGCGAAAACTTCTGACTCAT is from Capnocytophaga ochracea DSM 7271 and encodes:
- a CDS encoding lysylphosphatidylglycerol synthase transmembrane domain-containing protein; its protein translation is MKKFLKIAFPIFVGVFLCWYAYRQFNEEQFVQIKHTFLNADYFYIILAVFLGFLSDLSRAIRWHLLLKPLGYRTAFLHRAMAVFIGYLVNVTIPRSGEVSRALVVSNYDGVPFEKSLGTIISERIIDLLLLFLFTMLAFILQFEVISNFLLSKIPFQKLVWLMGIGGFSFIVFLYFIYASDKPFFIKVKVFLNGIKEGILSVVKIKHRTLFLFHTLFIWAMYFLMFYIPFFALPETARISLPNVLTAFVVGSFAMTFTNAGFGSYPFFIAEVLFLFGVATPVGTAFGWIVWTSQFAMTLLLGSLSFFFLPLLKKHNP
- a CDS encoding 30S ribosomal protein S16, which codes for MPVKIRLQRHGKKGKPFYWIVAANSRAKRDGKFLEKLGTYNPVSNPAQIEIDVDAAVKWLKNGAQPSDTARRILSYKGVLLKYHLLGGVAKGALTEEQAEAKFNAWIEEKANKVSTKEQKLAKEKAEAKAKALDAEKEANEKRKNAAVAKATEATVEATEEVTEATEAPEAEAPAEENNETEA
- a CDS encoding M16 family metallopeptidase — encoded protein: MAQSLIFEEYDLSNGLHVILHRDNSAPVVTIGVMYHVGAKDEDPTRTGFSHFFEHLLFEGTQHIARGKWFDIVSANGGHNNAFTTQDKTYYYEVFPSNNLQLGLWMESERMLHPVINEIGVRTQNSVVKEEKNQRIDNTPYGRIMYRSAINPYLFKKHPYSGTVIGKVEHLDAASLEEFIAFKKKFYNPNNAVLVVAGDFDTVPTKEWIEQYFATIPNTGDAIQRIKIEEAPITETIEVTEYDPNIQIPLKLYAYRTPAMTNKDSFTIDLLSNILTDGKSARLYKKMIDEHQTALQVLAFSDAQEDYGVYIMGALPMDGVSLETLAQEMDEEITRLQTELISEREYEKLQNQIEANFVSQNSHMEGIALSLADNYTFYKDTNLINKAIDHYRAITREDIREAARKYLDKNQRLDLNYLPSNL
- the panD gene encoding aspartate 1-decarboxylase, whose product is MQIEVLKSKIHRVKVTGADLDYIGSITIDEDLLEAAQMIEGEKVSIVDVNNGERFETYIIKGKRKSGAIVLNGPAARKVQKGDIIIIISYALMDFEEAKTFKPSIIFPNETTNLIE
- a CDS encoding TlpA family protein disulfide reductase, giving the protein MMMKKLFILSLAAIGFVACSKRADYIVLSGKVEGTNGIPLELKIIGGEVDQPLHIKPDGTFQDTLRVPSNYYTIFNPQGIEIPLYLEQGDELGVNIDLTKMPLEIKFSGKDTLANAYLHKKADLTMEIQKSGGMQQLLVKAPAEFKTAVNEYSKKYTDLLKNTKNLSKDFVKKEEKAINYEMLYLKSIYQNAHQKLTQEEVTLPKEFADELAKIDYDIAEDYNTYRAYKELVTNKLFDKFQDNENDENPWGKLIAHVKGLKSKNIKADLTRYFISGVSVANTPEENAELIKSIKENVKDTAALKELDRRIAVLERLKPGTDFPPFTAEDLNGKPVSYESLKDKLLYIDVWATWCKPCIKEIPSMKALQEAYKGKPVTFVSISVDQDKEAWKAAVQREKLSGIQLYTNLSMNRDFIDNYDLSGIPRFMLVKNGKIISISAPKPSDAKVKELINANL
- a CDS encoding threonine aldolase family protein, producing the protein MKISFKNDYSEGAHPSILNRMLESNLEQQQGYGCDTYTTKAKALIAEKLNNPQSKIYFVSGGTQANLLALGAMLRPYESVITCETSHICDSETGAIEATGHKIHITPAIDGKIQLDDIREVATCYTNFPHQVVPRLVYISNATELGSIYTLQELKDLYHLCQELNLLLYIDGARLAHALNASGNDITWEDLARYTDAFYIGATKNGAIMGEAIVLNNPELQLGFEYHIKQKGALLAKGRFLGIQFLELFQNNLFNELALHANAQAKRIQDAFIEKGVHFLSHTPTNQVFPILTNEQVALLQRQFDFYIWKKVDETHTAIRLITSWATKPENVDILINAIKKL
- the rimM gene encoding ribosome maturation factor RimM (Essential for efficient processing of 16S rRNA), which gives rise to MTLKDCFYIGTIVSKFSFKGEVLIKLDSDDPEMYEEMESVFIALGNNLVPFFIEKSTLHKSDLLRVKFEEIETEADAEALLRHKIYLPLAVLPKLSGNKFYYHEVIGFQVEDVHYGVVGKIVGINDSTSQALFEIENENGNEILIPMADEFIEKIDRAHKKIIVKTPEGLIDLYLEN